The region GGCAAAGGTAATTCCGGTTACTTCTGGCACAAAAACATTAAAAGATGCCATTAATGAGGCAATGCGTGACTGGGTTACAAATATTGCAAACACATTTTATGTTATTGGTTCAGTAATGGGTCCATATCCATATCCATTAATGGTGCGCACTTTCCAAAGTATTATTGGAAAAGAGACCAAACAACAAATTCTTGCAGTTGAAGGAAAATTACCGGATTATGTGATTGCTTGTGTTGGTGGTGGAAGCAACTCAATGGGAATATTTTATAATTTCATAAAAGATAAAAATGTAAAACTTATTGGTTTAGAAGCCGCAGGGGCTGCAACATTATCAAAAGGGAGTGTTGGCTATTTACATGGAATGAAAACATATGTTTTACAGGATAAATATGGCCAGATACTTGGTACTCACTCAATTTCTGCTGGATTAGATTATCCTGGGGTTGGTCCAGAGCACAGTTACCTTAAGGAAAGCGGGAGAGCGCAATACTTTCCAATAACGGATTTTGAAGCACTGAATGCCTTTAAAATGCTGGCAATTTATGAAGGTATTATTCCAGCACTTGAATCATCTCATGCGTTTGCATATCTGCCAAAACTTGCCCCAAAACTTTCAAAAGATAAAATAATAGTTGTTTGCCTTTCAGGTCGTGGCGATAAAGATGTTGATTCTGTGCTTGCGGTCCTTGGGAGAAATAAATGAAAAACCGTCTTGCACAGTTTATAGAAAAACAAAAGCAAACAAAAGAAAAGGCATTGATAGTTTTTTTTACAGCTGGATATCCAAATATGGATGCTACAGAAAAGTTAATTTTGGCATCAGTTAACTGTGGCGCAGATATTATAGAAATTGGCATACCATTTTCAGACCCGGTTGCCGACGGCCCTACAATTCAATATGCCTCAGAATACGCGCTTAAAAATGGGGCAACATTGGCAAAAGCACTTTTAGTTGTAAAAAAAGCGCGTGCTAAAACTCAGGTGCCAATAGTTTTTATGGGATACATGAATACTTTTGTAGCAGGTGGGGCCAAAAAAAGTTTTGCATCAATTTCTGCCGCGGGGGTTGATGGAGTTATAATTGCAGATATTGTGCCAGAAGAAAATAAAGCCGTGGAAGGAATTCTAAAAAAATACAATCTTGCACAGTCAATGCTTGTTGCCCCAAACACACCAGCAAAAAGAATGAGTGCAATTGCCAATAAAACAACTGGTTTTGTTTATGTTGTTTCTGTTTCAGGGGTAACGGGAGCAAGGAAAGGCTTTTCAATTGATATTACAGACTATCTTAAAAAAACAAAAGCCGCCATTTTAAATAAAGCTCGTTATGTAGGTTTTGGGGTTGGCTCCGCAAAAGCGGCAAAAGCGCTTGCTCCATTTTGTGATGGTGTAATTGTAGGATCAGCTTTAATAAACATAATTAAAGAAAAGTATCCCAAAAGTACTTGGCTTAATAGTGTTTGCAATTTAATAAAAAATATAAAGAAAGCCATTAAGTAGCTTTCAGAGGTAAAAATGAAAAGAACATTCTCACAAACCACTAAAACAGAAATACCAGCAGGGCTTTGGACAAAATGTAAAAAATGTGAACAGATTATTTTTCAAAAAGAACTTGATGAAAACTTAAAGGTATGTCCAAAGTGTGGTGCCTATTTTCGTCTAACACCGCAAGAACGCATTGATTTGCTGTGTGATAAAAAATCTTTTAAAGAGTTGGATAGCGATTTAAAACCGTCTGACCCGCTAAAATTCCCAAACTATGCTAAAAAAGCTCAAAGCGCGCAGGGCTCAGAGGCGATTGTTTATGGGCAAGGCACAATTGGCACTCACAAAGTGGTGCTTGCGGTTATGAATTTTGATTTTATGGGCGGTTCTATGGGCTCTGTTGTAGGGGAAAAAATTGCGCGGGCAGCAGAGGTTTGTATTAAGAAAAAAATTCCTCTTATAATAGTTTCTGCTTCTGGTGGTGCAAGAATGCAAGAGGGTATTATCTCACTAATGCAAATGGCAAAAACCAGTGCAGCGCTGGCAACGCTTAGCGAAAAAAAGCTTCCATATATTTCAATTCTTACAGATCCAACTACAGGTGGTGTTACGGCATCTTTCGCAATGCTCGGCGATATAATAATTGCGGAGCCAAAAGCACTAATTTGTTTTGCAGGGCCTCGCGTAATTGAGCAAACCATCAGACAAAAATTGCCAGATGGGTTTCAACTTTCAGAATTTTTAATGGAACATGGAATGGTTGATATAATAGCTGAAAGGAAAAATTTAAAAGCAACACTTGTAAGTATTTTAGAGTTTTTTGAAAAATAATTTATGCGAATTCTTGATACTTGGCAAAAAACTGAGTACACAAAAATGCAGCCTGGACTGCAAAGAATTCAGAACTTTTTAGAGCGTGCAGACAATCCGCAAAATACTTTTAAAAGTTTCCATATTGCAGGTACAAACGGCAAGGGCTCAACAGCGGCTGTCATTGCGAATATATTGGTAAACTCAGGTTATAAAACAGCTCTTTACACATCACCACATTTGATTAATATATCGGAAAGAATAAATATAAACGGCATTCCAATTACAGCATCAGAGCTTGAAAAACTAACGCGCAAGAACCTGCGCCTTGCGAAAAGTTTAAAGTTAACATTTTTTGAATTTATAACTGCTTTGGCTTTTTTGCATTTTAGAAATAATAAAGTTGATGTGGCTGTAATTGAAACTGGCCTTGGCGGTCGTTTTGATGCTACCAATGTTATAAATTCTCCGCTCGCTTGTGTCATTACTGAGATTGCATTAGAACATAAAGGAGTACTTGGTAACACTATAAAGAAAATTGCTTATGAAAAAGCAGGTATAATTAAAAACAGTGTTCCTGTTATTTGCGGTACGCAAAATCCGGCGGCTTTAAAAGTTATATATGCTGTGTGTAAAACTAACAATGCCACACTTTATGCTTTTGGAAAAGATTTTTGCTATAAAAACTATACTCAAAATTTTCTTGGCAGCAATGCGTCTGCAGAGTTTTTTTATAACGGAGTTGAAAGAAAATTTAAGGTTGTCACTAACCTAATTGGCACATATCAGGCAAAAAATTGTTCCTGCGCTTTGGGTGCAATAGAGGCACAAAAAGAGCTAAGTGTTAAGAGTTCGGCTATGCTTGCTGGTGCAAAAACAGTTACATGGCCCGCCCGCTTTGATGTGCGCGAAATAAATAAAAAGACATTTATTTTTGATGGAGCGCATAACCCGCAGGCTATGAAGTGCTTTGCAGATATGCTTAAAATAACGCCTTACTCAAAGCCAAAGCCAGCTTTACTTTTTGGTGTAATGGCTGATAAAGATTTTTATAAAATAATTAAGCAGGCGGCGGTATTTTGCGATAAGGTTGTGCTTGTGCGAGCCAAAAACGCAAGAAGTTTAGATTTAAATAAATTGTCTTTGCAGTGGCAAAAACATTTGCCAAAAGAAAATATTTTTACCGCAACGACACTCAAAACTGCAATGAGCATTTTAAAAGATTCCAAAGTAATAGTAGTTACGGGCTCACTTTATTTAGTTGCTGATTGTTTCAAATATTTTAAATTAAAAACTTCTAAGGAGTAAAAGATGGTTAAGTATTTTTTAGGTGTAGATCTCGGTGGTACAGGAGTTAAACTCGCCATCACAACTCAAAAGGGTTTGGTGGTTGCCCAAAGTTCATTCCCAAATTTAAACCCGTCAGATTATAAAAATGTTGTTAAAGAAATAATAGCTCATTTTAACGAAATAAAGAGTGGTTATAAAGTGCTTGCAGCGGGTATTGGTGTTGCCGGCGATGTAGATCAAAAACACGCGCTTGTGCGCTTTTCTCCAAACCTTAAGTGGAAAAATATGCATTTGGCAAAAGAATTTAAAAAATACCTAAATATCCCAGTTTATATAGATAACGATGCTAACACGGCCGCGCTCGGTGCTTACTGTCTTGAAACGAAAGGTAAGGTAAACAACCTTATCTGTGTTACACTCGGCACAGGTATTGGCGGTGGTTTTATTTTGGATGGTAAACTTTTTACCGGCGCAACCGGTTCTGCCGGTGAAATTGGTCACATTACACTCTACCCGGGTGGACACTTGTGCAATTGTGGCAACCATGGCTGTGTTGAAAGATACCTTGGGGCGCCATACATTAGCAGTGAGTTTTCAGAGCTGGCGCGAAAAAATAATAATAAAACCGTAAGTAAACTTGTTGAGGGTGATTTTAGTAGTGTAACACCTAAAATAATAACGCTTGCCGCCAATTCTGGCGACCAACTTGCAATAGATTATTGGAAAAGCTACGGCGAAAAACTTGGAATAATGCTTGCTGGCCTTATAAATACAATAAACCCCGATATGGTGGTGCTTGCCGGCGGGTTAAGCAAGGCGGGCAATTATATTTTAAACCCGGTAAAGGAAACTGTTAAGAAAAGGGCATTTAAAGCGCCGGTAAAAACATGCAAAATAATAATATCAAAGTACACGCAAAAACTAGGGGTTGTGGGCGCCGCTCTACTTGCAACACAGCAAAATAAATAAATGGGAAATAGATGAGTAATAAAGTTAAAAATATTTTAAGTGTTTTTATTTGCCTATTAGGTCTTTTTTTTATTTTCACTTCAAATGCGCATTCTTCGCCAGCAAAAGTAAAAGCCGATTACTTATTTTACGATTCTGAAAATAAGTATGCTCTCCTTAAAACATCTGCATCCATTGAGTGGCAAGGCAAAAATATAAGTGCCAATCAAATTGAACTGTTTTTTGCAAGCAACACTGCAAAAGCAGTAGGCGATGTGGTTCTTTACGATAGTGGCAGTGTTGTTTTTGCCGATTTGGCCGAATACAACACATTAACTTCAACCGGTTCATTGCAAGGGGCTTTTGGTTATTTTGATCCGTTTTATTTTTTGGCGCAAAACTTTACTCGTAAAGGCGCAGATAAATTTTCACTTACCGATTGTGAGTTTACAACTTGCAATAAAGACGATCCTGACTTTACCATAAGTGCCACAAGTGTTGACGGCACGCTTAAAAAAAATATTCTAATTTATAATGCTGTTTACAGGGTGAAAAATATACCTATATTTTACTTTCCATTAGTGCCATTTGGGCTTGGGAAACACCGTCATACAATTTATGTTGAGCCGGGCTACAACAACTCCGATGGGTTTTTTTTAAGAGCAATTTATGGCTATCCAATAAGTGATTATATTTACTCAAATTTGTACCTTGATTATTATTCAAGGCGCGGCACAGGTAAGGGTGGTCAGTTAACTTATAATGTTCCTAATAAAATGAACGGTTCGTTGTATCTTTACCATATTTACGAGCAAACTACCGATATAGAGCGCCTTAGCGCAAGAGCAACACACTGGCAAAAATTAAGCCCGCTTTGGACTGGGCAATCCCAGTTAAACTATTATAGTGATAGAAGCTTTAATAGCCAGTATTTTTTGGATAATTGGCAAAGTATAAACAGTAATATTGACTCTAATTTGTCATTGACCCGCCAAGACAGCGCAGGTAACTTTAGGGTTCTTGTCGCCCGCTCCGATTCTTTCGACCAAACAAAGATGAATTATGCTCCAACAATTATTACTGCTCCGTCGCTGTCATATTCTCTCTATCCGGTAAAAGGTAAAATGCCTTTTTATACCGTGCTAAACGGCGCTATACAAAATCAATACACAAAAGCAGATGATTTTTACCTGATAAGCGGTTCTTTTGATGCAGCAATTTATAAAGATTTTAAAATTAATCGGAAATTAACTCTAACGCCAAGAATAGGAATAACACAAAATTGGCAAGATGCTACTTCAAAAACAGATGATGAAGATATATTTGTAACTCATTATTATACTTCAGAAAACCTTCGTTATCGCCTTGCTTCTTGGGTAGATTGGAACTTAATTCACAGCTTTAAGCTTCGCTCAATTCAAAACTCCACGGCTATAGATGAAAACGCGAATGATTTCGGGATAGAATCAAATCTAATTTCCTATACAAATACAATGTATCCTGCTCGTCGTTTAACGCTCCGTAATTCTACTTCATTTGATGCTCGCACATTTCGCTTAAGCCCATTTTACACTTGGACTGATCGGTTCACTCCAGTAGTTAGCGAGATTACATGGTTTCCGTCAAATTTTTATAATTTGTATCTTCGTGAAGAAACAACAATTGCTCCAATAGATGTAAAGCTTCTTCAGGGTTTATTTAACATTGGTGACCCAAGTGTAAAATACGCAAACTTTGGTTTGTTTTATCAAAATGCTTATCCAGACCAGCTTGGGTTTAACTTTGGTTTTGGAACATGGATAGGTCCAAAGTGGAAGTTGGACTATTCTGCAAGAGCGTACAGTTATAACTACCTTTCAAACGTTGCGTTAAGTGATCAGTCGGTACAACTATACCGCGACTTGCATTGCTGGGATATGCGTTTAACATACAAAAAACATACCACTTCCGAGGAATTTTTTGTTTACTTGGACCTAAAAGTATCGGGCAAAGTGCGTCAGACACAATTTAACAAAGAAGCCTACTTAGACACACATCCTTGGCAACGCTAAACCTTAACCAAAAAAAGTCCAATATGTTAAGAGATTGTACATTCTGTTGAAATTATTATAAATATTTACTATACTCCAACAACAAAGTAAATAGAAAGATTCACGCTTTACAAAAAATACAAAAACCGGCGTTGCCGTGAACTTTAAGCGCAATCAAAATTAGGCACTAAAAATCATGAAAAAACTACTCATAATCCTACTGTTATTTACGGCATCGTCTCTTTCCGCCAATAATCTTAAGATTTCAAGCGGAAATGTTTCTAACTTTTACGCTGGCTCTACAGAGATTTCCTTTACTGTTTCTCAGGAAAATACTTTTTCTACGAACACATATATATACAGTAACGACCCGGTGAAAGACTGCGCCTGGATATTCGTCAAATACTCACTCAATGGCGATTCAGGTCCATGGAACCATTGCACTATTACTGGCACAAGCGCCGGTGACGGTGCATCAACTACGATACAGAGTGTTTCCGACAACAAGGGTGTTTTCCTTTTTTCAAATGGCAGCAACAGTTTATGGAAAAGCAACTATGTGAAAGTGCAATGGAATTTTGTGGCTGATGGTATTGGCACTTTCCCTTCCAGTGGTGTTAAATTCAAAGTCATGGGAATTGAGATGGTTTATATTTCTACCGGCACATTTTTATATAACGCTGGGTCAATAGCAGACAGCACAACCAATAATTTTGGAGGTGGCAGTCAGGTGACAGTAGGATCAATCACTGATGTGCCCGCTGGCTGTGCCAATGACTGGCCCAACGGATACAGAGCGTTTTATCTTGCCAAGTACGAAATAAGCCAGAAACAGTATGTAGATTTTTTGAATGCGGTTGACCCCTATGGAACAACAGGTACGACATATTATGATTCAGTCCGATATAATTTATACGGATACTATGTACAAATGGACAATTCGCGCCCAATAGGCGACCGGTACTATATAGCAAGTGAGAGAGATACACTGGGATGTAATTGGCTTAGTTGGAGTGATGCCACAGCGTATGCCAGCTGGTCCGGACTTAGGCCGATGACAGAAATGGAGTTTGAGCGAGCAGGAAGAGGGCGTAACAATGCAAATATCTACCTTTGGGGCAATACCGATCCTCTAAGCGTAAACTTCGTGGACACAAAGAGTGGAGGCACCGAGAAGTGTTGGTTATATTATGCCAACTGCGATCAGTTCTCGGGAAGTAACGGCCCCACCTCCGTTGGACACTATTTAAGCGGATTAAACATAAGCGGCGCGCCCCAAGTTCGAACAGTAGCGCAAACAGGCGCCAGTCCTTACGGAATAGCGGATTTAGGCGGCAACGTATGGGAACACATAATTAATTGTCAAAGCATAGGAACACCTACAAATGGCAACGGTACAACAACCGTCCCTGATGTCCCTGTTTGGCCATCATACGCATCTGCCGGGCTTCGTGGCGGTGCTTGGGACGATGCTCCCACGCGTATGCGAGTGTCAGACCGCGCAAACGCGGGCTGGGCGGACGAGAGTCGCGGCGCCAGTGTCGGGTTTCGTCCCGCGAGGACACCGTAGCTTTTTGCGCTTTTACATTTTTACGCTGTTGCCGTGAAAGACATAAAATGGCTGCGAAGCAATATTAGTAATTATAGTACACGACATAGATAAAAGACAACGATGTAAATAACAAATGTGAAAACGACTATGAAAAAACTGGTTTTTCTATCATTGCTTTTACTGGCCGTTAATTCTTTTGCGACGGCGCCGTACGACGGCGGTCCGGGCGACGGATGGGATGTGTGTGCCTTCACTGCGAAAAATCCCTATCTTGCCTTCATAAATGTACCCGATACTCTTACTGCGGGTGTGAGTTCCAGTAATATGGTAGTGCAACTTTTTGATGGCGATGGCAATCCTTTACTCGCCCCCGCAACTTTAACCATCAATCTTGGCTCAACTTCGTCCAACTATTTATTCCAACCGACTGACGTCTACATTAGTCAAGGTCAAAGTCAAAGCAACAATATACATTATACAGATTATGTTGCCGGAAACAGTATCATTGCGGTAAATACGCCCATCTCTGGCTACAGTTGGGTATCATTTCCTTCAGCGATAGCAATCTCTCCTAACGCCACAAATCACTTCACGGTAAATCCCAACGCCGCCGCCGCGGTGTTAGTTGCTGAAGGAATAAATGTAACTGCCTGTGACCAGTATAATAATATCGCAACGAATTATACCGGCACTGCTGTTTTTACATCTACAGGTAGTATGACCATGCCCTCCTCATCTCATACATTTGTTTCGGGTGACAATGGTGTATATTCATTTACAGTTAACGATGCTGTAGTAGAGAAAGTTAATTTAACCGCGACAGATTCGGTGTCTCCATCGGTTACCGGAGTTAGCCCCTCGATACAGTTCAATGGTACATATATTTCCGGTGTTACTGACCTTGGATGGAGTGCGAACCTGATGCAGGGGCAGAACGATGTGGCGATGCTACGGTTTGATATGAAAGCATCGTCGGGGACATCCACATGGAATAAGGTGCGGGTGGACCGTCTTGGGACAAGCACGAACGATGATATAAACTATGCCAAGATATATCTTGATAATGGCAACGGTGTGTTTAACGGCTCTCCGCAGGATGTAATGATAGGTTCTGCGGCCTTCATCGGGAGCAATCCCGGCAGCAAGGCAATGATCAGCGTGACGCCTCAAACGGTGAGTAGCAGTACAACGAAAATGTATTATGTAACCTATGATGTTCCCATAAGTGCGGTGGAGGGTAATACTGCCGGAGCACAGATAGCAGGCGCCAACTATTTTACTATAGCGTCAGGTTTGCCGATGGGCACAAACAATATTCCGGCGGTCAGTTCTACATCAACGATCTTTTCCGTGCCGCGTATTTTGACAATAACGCCAACTGATCTTACTCCAAGCCTGCCGCCGGTGTATCAGGGGCAGAGCGATATAGTGATGGAAAAGTTATTGATAGCGACCGATTTCGGGCCGGTAACACTGAAAAGTGTCAAGATAAACAAATCAGCTGAGTCAACCTGTTTTTCTGGAGATATAAAATCTATTGCGATGTGGCGCGACGACGGCGACAATTTATATGATGCAAGTAGTGATGTACTGATAGCATCAGACACCTTTGCCAGCGGTTCAGTATTATTGAATATGAACGAAAGCGAGACGATAACACCGCAGACCTATTTCCTTGTGGCAGACATAGCTCCGGCATCACATACGGGCGTAACATTCGGGATGGAATGCACGGAATCAAATTTCTTTACAGTAGATGGGCTAAATTCTGTATCTTCAACGCATTTCCCTATCCACACCAGCACCATAACTATCAACCCGATGATTAATATGTTGACGGTTACTCCGTTCAGTGTTGCGCCTGCTGAGGTGTATCAGGGATCAGCCGCAGTGACAATGTTAAAATTTACCTTGACGGCCAACCAGAACTCTATAGTGTGGAGCAGAATAAAAATTGACCAGCTTGGCACTGCGATTGATAGCGATATTTCCGCAATAAAGATATTTACAAACGATGGTACGCTAATCAGCGGGGGAAGCGATGTCTTTTCAAACGGAAAAGCTACTGTGCTTTTGTCACAACCGCAGACGATAATTCAGGGAACGCCGCAGACATATTACGTTACAGTGGATATTAATCCAAATGCCGAGGTAGCGGGTATAACATTGAGCGTGGGAACTACCAGTTATTTGACTGTTTCTTCTCCGAATTATATTTCGCCAGTGAACTTCCCTATACATGGGAATACAACTATTAGGGCTTATCCTGATACGATGATGATACAGCTAACCGCTGTCGGTCCTGCCGCGGTAAACCAGGGTGTGCAAAATGTAAGCATTGTTAAAATGAATATTTGGAGCACGATGAAAACAGTGTTCTGGAGCAATGTGCAAATCTCTAACGCAGGTACTCTGTCTGACAGCGATATTACTGCAGTGAAGATATTTAGGGATGCGAATGCAAACGGGTATTATGATGGAAGTGACTCGCTTATAAGTTCGGGAGTTGACATTTTTAGTGAAACCTCGGCGAATATTACATTGAATAGTCCAGAGTCAATTACTCCGAGTACACGTACATATTTTGCAGTGGTTTCGGTGAGCTCTACCGCTATGCCGACCAATTCTATCAAAATGCAGTTACAGACGAACTTTTTCACGGTGAACTTGCCAAACTCGGTGTTGGGTGGGTTGTTGTTCATCTCTTCGCCTACAATAGTTAACCCGCCGTCGGTGGTGATAAGCGTAAGCGGGACAAGTTTATCCACTGCGTCAGTAAAACAAGGGGCGACTCTTGTGCCTGTAATGAAGCTTGTGATGAATTCAAACAACTACTGGGCGGTATGGCAGAGTATACGGTTGAATCTGTCTGGTACTGCCCAGAACAGTGATATTAGTAGAATTCTAATTTACAAGGACTCAATATCAAGTGGTGTGTTCAATGCTGCTCAAGATGAGCTGCTTAACACAACGGACGATAAATTTGCGCTTAAAACGGCAAATATTACTTTAACATCCCCGCAAACATTGACAACAACGCCGCAGACATATTTTGTTGTGGTGAATATTGATGACAACGCGACTCAGAACGCTACATTTGGATGTAACCTTGCAAGTGAGGGGTGTATCATAGTTGATTTTCCAAACACGGTAAGCTCATCGGGGTTCCCGATAAATTCAGGATTAACCGCTATTGATGCGGAAGTTAATACGGTAACAGTAGTTCCCACGAATTCCGGGCTGGAGTCTGTGATGCAGACGGATACCAATAAAGTACTTGAAGTATTGACATTAAATTCAGATAATTTAGATGTGCTATGGTCGGCATTGACATTGTCGTTGACAACGGCGATGGGCGGGAGCGATACCGATATTTCCGCGATTAAAATATACCGCGTTGTAAACCCTGACGGCTCGTTCAATGGGCCAGGCGTTGATACCACCACTGTGTTGATAAGCGCCCAAAGAACCTTCTCAAACGGCCAGGTGACTATCCCGATGATTACCCCTGAGCACATAACAAATACGCCGAAGAAATATCTTATTGCGGTAGATATCAGCCAGACGGCAACGGTAGGGGCAATGATAGGAATCAGGGCGACGGATCAGACAAGTGTAATTGTAGGCTCTCCTAACATTATAGATCCAGCAAACTTTCCGTGGTCTTGCACGCAGCCCGTGATAAGTGACCAGCCCGACACATTGCTGGTTTCCGGCGCAACGAATCTTGCCGGCGATACAGTAGACCAGGGTGGGGTAAATGAATCCATGCTTAAAGTTGGATTGTGTGTTGATCATGACAGCGCGGTTTTGAGCACTATTAAAGTTACAAAACTGGGAACATTAAATGAGTTAAATGTCAAAGCGGTAAATATATATTG is a window of Endomicrobiales bacterium DNA encoding:
- the trpB gene encoding tryptophan synthase subunit beta, which translates into the protein MNKKEYFGSFGGQFVPETLMAPLAELECALKSALKDSSFKIELNSYLKNYAGRQTPLYFAKRLTQMYGGAKIYIKREDLCHTGSHKINNTLGQVLLAKRLGKKRVIAETGAGQHGVATATAAAIFGLECVVYMGEEDIRRQALNVYRMELLGAKVIPVTSGTKTLKDAINEAMRDWVTNIANTFYVIGSVMGPYPYPLMVRTFQSIIGKETKQQILAVEGKLPDYVIACVGGGSNSMGIFYNFIKDKNVKLIGLEAAGAATLSKGSVGYLHGMKTYVLQDKYGQILGTHSISAGLDYPGVGPEHSYLKESGRAQYFPITDFEALNAFKMLAIYEGIIPALESSHAFAYLPKLAPKLSKDKIIVVCLSGRGDKDVDSVLAVLGRNK
- the trpA gene encoding tryptophan synthase subunit alpha; protein product: MKNRLAQFIEKQKQTKEKALIVFFTAGYPNMDATEKLILASVNCGADIIEIGIPFSDPVADGPTIQYASEYALKNGATLAKALLVVKKARAKTQVPIVFMGYMNTFVAGGAKKSFASISAAGVDGVIIADIVPEENKAVEGILKKYNLAQSMLVAPNTPAKRMSAIANKTTGFVYVVSVSGVTGARKGFSIDITDYLKKTKAAILNKARYVGFGVGSAKAAKALAPFCDGVIVGSALINIIKEKYPKSTWLNSVCNLIKNIKKAIK
- the accD gene encoding acetyl-CoA carboxylase, carboxyltransferase subunit beta; translated protein: MKRTFSQTTKTEIPAGLWTKCKKCEQIIFQKELDENLKVCPKCGAYFRLTPQERIDLLCDKKSFKELDSDLKPSDPLKFPNYAKKAQSAQGSEAIVYGQGTIGTHKVVLAVMNFDFMGGSMGSVVGEKIARAAEVCIKKKIPLIIVSASGGARMQEGIISLMQMAKTSAALATLSEKKLPYISILTDPTTGGVTASFAMLGDIIIAEPKALICFAGPRVIEQTIRQKLPDGFQLSEFLMEHGMVDIIAERKNLKATLVSILEFFEK
- a CDS encoding bifunctional folylpolyglutamate synthase/dihydrofolate synthase — encoded protein: MRILDTWQKTEYTKMQPGLQRIQNFLERADNPQNTFKSFHIAGTNGKGSTAAVIANILVNSGYKTALYTSPHLINISERININGIPITASELEKLTRKNLRLAKSLKLTFFEFITALAFLHFRNNKVDVAVIETGLGGRFDATNVINSPLACVITEIALEHKGVLGNTIKKIAYEKAGIIKNSVPVICGTQNPAALKVIYAVCKTNNATLYAFGKDFCYKNYTQNFLGSNASAEFFYNGVERKFKVVTNLIGTYQAKNCSCALGAIEAQKELSVKSSAMLAGAKTVTWPARFDVREINKKTFIFDGAHNPQAMKCFADMLKITPYSKPKPALLFGVMADKDFYKIIKQAAVFCDKVVLVRAKNARSLDLNKLSLQWQKHLPKENIFTATTLKTAMSILKDSKVIVVTGSLYLVADCFKYFKLKTSKE
- a CDS encoding ROK family protein; its protein translation is MVKYFLGVDLGGTGVKLAITTQKGLVVAQSSFPNLNPSDYKNVVKEIIAHFNEIKSGYKVLAAGIGVAGDVDQKHALVRFSPNLKWKNMHLAKEFKKYLNIPVYIDNDANTAALGAYCLETKGKVNNLICVTLGTGIGGGFILDGKLFTGATGSAGEIGHITLYPGGHLCNCGNHGCVERYLGAPYISSEFSELARKNNNKTVSKLVEGDFSSVTPKIITLAANSGDQLAIDYWKSYGEKLGIMLAGLINTINPDMVVLAGGLSKAGNYILNPVKETVKKRAFKAPVKTCKIIISKYTQKLGVVGAALLATQQNK
- a CDS encoding formylglycine-generating enzyme family protein, yielding MKKLLIILLLFTASSLSANNLKISSGNVSNFYAGSTEISFTVSQENTFSTNTYIYSNDPVKDCAWIFVKYSLNGDSGPWNHCTITGTSAGDGASTTIQSVSDNKGVFLFSNGSNSLWKSNYVKVQWNFVADGIGTFPSSGVKFKVMGIEMVYISTGTFLYNAGSIADSTTNNFGGGSQVTVGSITDVPAGCANDWPNGYRAFYLAKYEISQKQYVDFLNAVDPYGTTGTTYYDSVRYNLYGYYVQMDNSRPIGDRYYIASERDTLGCNWLSWSDATAYASWSGLRPMTEMEFERAGRGRNNANIYLWGNTDPLSVNFVDTKSGGTEKCWLYYANCDQFSGSNGPTSVGHYLSGLNISGAPQVRTVAQTGASPYGIADLGGNVWEHIINCQSIGTPTNGNGTTTVPDVPVWPSYASAGLRGGAWDDAPTRMRVSDRANAGWADESRGASVGFRPARTP